In one window of Frigoriglobus tundricola DNA:
- a CDS encoding acyl-CoA desaturase, translated as MSGRPTVFDRLLWRVNFLPRDSALRFQPRIAAGIFGFHLLALLACIPWLFDWSAVALVPLGMYLFGTLGINIGFHRLLTHRGFECPRWLECALTVLGVCCREGTPLSWVAIHRMHHQHSDDPTDPHTPKASFFWSHVGWFLVYDPAVWSISTYDRYVRDLLRDRFIKKLEKPRTQQRILLAQFAVFLALGAIVGALVHGSWLGALQMSLSWLVWGVFVRTVVVWHVTWSVNSLTHMWGYRNYNTHDDSRNNLFVGLVSNGEGWHNNHHAQPRAAAHGHRWWEFDVSFITIWGLEKLGLAWNVVRPKPRADVTPVTGSGAESHPTEAVVPAPVTAPVEVAVVAAPTVPAGPGSAA; from the coding sequence CGGGTTCCACTTGCTCGCGCTGCTCGCCTGCATTCCGTGGCTGTTTGACTGGTCGGCGGTCGCACTCGTGCCCCTGGGTATGTACCTGTTCGGCACACTCGGAATCAACATCGGTTTCCACCGGTTGCTGACCCACCGCGGGTTCGAGTGCCCGCGGTGGCTGGAGTGCGCCCTCACGGTCCTCGGCGTGTGCTGCCGGGAGGGCACCCCGCTGAGCTGGGTGGCCATTCACCGGATGCACCACCAGCACTCGGACGATCCGACCGACCCGCACACGCCGAAGGCCAGCTTTTTCTGGAGCCACGTGGGCTGGTTCCTGGTGTACGACCCGGCCGTGTGGAGCATCAGCACGTACGACCGCTACGTGCGCGACTTGCTCCGCGACCGCTTCATTAAGAAGCTGGAGAAGCCGCGCACGCAGCAGCGAATTCTGCTCGCTCAATTCGCTGTGTTCCTGGCGCTCGGTGCGATCGTGGGAGCCCTTGTTCACGGGTCCTGGCTGGGCGCCCTCCAGATGAGCCTGAGCTGGTTGGTGTGGGGGGTGTTCGTGCGGACGGTGGTGGTGTGGCACGTCACGTGGTCGGTCAACTCGCTCACGCACATGTGGGGCTACCGCAACTACAACACCCACGACGACAGCCGGAACAATCTGTTCGTTGGCCTCGTGAGCAACGGCGAGGGCTGGCACAACAACCACCACGCTCAGCCGCGCGCGGCCGCCCACGGGCACAGGTGGTGGGAGTTCGATGTGTCGTTCATCACCATTTGGGGACTCGAAAAGCTCGGCCTGGCCTGGAACGTGGTTCGCCCCAAGCCGCGCGCGGACGTGACTCCGGTTACCGGATCGGGGGCCGAATCGCATCCGACCGAAGCGGTCGTGCCCGCGCCCGTTACGGCGCCTGTCGAAGTCGCGGTCGTGGCCGCCCCCACCGTGCCGGCCGGTCCGGGTAGTGCTGCCTAA
- a CDS encoding RNA polymerase sigma factor produces the protein MAVDRPNVPAADDELSDRELLRRFQAGHEAAFAAILRRHGTMVLRVCRRVLPRHEDAEDAFQATFLVLARKAGSVAWHDSIAAWLHAAAHRLAREARRGARPGGTSGRPAGPRRLGATPSPS, from the coding sequence ATGGCGGTTGATCGTCCCAATGTGCCGGCGGCGGACGACGAGTTGTCCGATCGGGAACTGCTCCGGCGTTTCCAGGCGGGGCACGAGGCCGCGTTCGCCGCGATCCTGCGCCGACACGGGACAATGGTGCTGCGCGTCTGTCGGCGGGTGTTGCCTCGTCACGAGGACGCCGAGGACGCGTTCCAGGCGACGTTCCTGGTGCTGGCACGCAAGGCCGGGTCGGTGGCCTGGCACGACTCGATCGCGGCATGGCTGCACGCGGCCGCCCACCGCCTGGCCCGCGAGGCCCGACGGGGGGCGCGGCCCGGCGGCACGTCCGGGAGGCCCGCCGGCCCGCGCCGGTTGGGGGCGACGCCCTCGCCGAGTTGA